A single genomic interval of Oryza sativa Japonica Group chromosome 7, ASM3414082v1 harbors:
- the LOC4343992 gene encoding ribonuclease 1, producing MKLAVVAVAALLLAAGVASADEFDFFYLVQQWPGSFCDTQAGCCFPDTGKPAAEFGIHGLWPNYAKCRPAAGAVADDDDGVVEMVVDGGAAVERHHRRRQKCWPEYCDDGNKLRPWEIKDLVAELDANWPTLSCKGGKSFEFWSYEWKKHGTCSGMGQHGYFAAALELKKRHDLAAVLAGAGIVPSDDESYSLGSIRDAIAAATGAVPNLECNRDAAGETQLFQVYQCVDRSGKKLVDCQLPMQGKCRDKVKLPTF from the exons ATGAAGCTcgccgtggtcgccgtcgcggcgctcctcctcgccgccggcgtcgcctccgccgaTGAATTCGACTTCTTCTACCTCGTCCAGCAG TGGCCTGGCTCGTTCTGCGACACGCAGGCTGGGTGCTGCTTCCCGGACACCGGCAAGCCGGCGGCGGAGTTCGGCATCCACGGCCTGTGGCCCAACTACGCCAAGTGccgtcccgccgccggcgccgtcgccgacgacgacgacggcgtggtggagatggtggtcgacggcggcgccgccgtcgagcgccaccaccggcggcggcagaagTGCTGGCCGGAGTACTGCGACGACGGCAACAAGCTGCGGCCGTGGGAGATCAAGGACCTCGTGGCGGAGCTCGATGCGAACTGGCCGACGCTGTCGTGCAAGGGCGGCAAGAGCTTCGAGTTCTGGAGCTACGAGTGGAAGAAGCACGGCACCTGCTCGGGCATGGGCCAGCACGGCTACttcgcggcggcgctggagctCAAGAAGCGgcacgacctcgccgccgtcctcgccggcgccggcatcgTCCCCTCCGACGACGAGAGCTACTCCCTCGGCAGCATCcgcgacgccatcgccgccgccacgggcgCGGTGCCCAACCTCGAGTGCaaccgcgacgccgccggcgagacgcAGCTGTTCCAGGTGTACCAGTGCGTCGACCGCTCCGGGAAGAAGCTCGTCGACTGCCAACTCCCGATGCAGGGCAAGTGCCGCGACAAGGTCAAGCTGCCCAcgttctag
- the LOC136357462 gene encoding uncharacterized protein, with protein sequence MAAHLLPYPPTHVVVPPATSSFSVSRWTRVALPASSSSPPPRLPLQAQATARLRHVVVRCQKKPPSHQLSRKFQDIIEELQHCADELRARRSIKKDDMDDTPFNYEINKIKGYWTEIRSAKICYLYGQGRMLALTLLKRAKDAIGLASTIMTGAQLRAQTPSEISLNTIDQTVRMYVSTFVKTAEDTYHRKVDKATVLSFLCALQGLAAVSRILFEDALASVRSIQPDYSPKRDVEAINRNYQQEIQCLINKFGEASTTEALEILHCTVNDLAQKVSSYVTIMTTLRTSTLAHVPGRTIASCDAAPPDDRQN encoded by the exons ATGGCGGCGCACCTTCTCCCTTACCCTCCTACCCACGTCGTTGTaccgccggcgacgtcgtccTTCTCTGTGTCGCGATGGACCCGCGTGGCTCTGCCTGCttcgtcgtcttcgccgccgccgcggctgcctcTCCAGGCGCAGGCGACGGCTCGCCTGCGCCACGTCGTCGTCCGCTGCCAGAAGAAG CCTCCATCGCACCAGCTCTCTCGTAAGTTTCAGGACATAATTGAAGAGCTCCAGCACTGTGCGGATGAATTAAGAGCTCGTCGATCAATCAAAAAGGATGATATG GACGATACACCATTCAATTATGAGATAAACAAAATTAAAGGGTATTGGACGGAGATACGTTCAGCGAAGATATGCTATTTG TATGGGCAAGGCAGGATGTTAGCACTGACTCTTCTCAAAAGAGCTAAAGATGCTATCGGGTTGGCTTCTACAATTATG ACTGGCGCTCAATTGAGAGCTCAAACGCCAAGTGAAATTTCTCTCAATACAATAGATCAG ACTGTCAGGATGTATGTATCGACCTTTGTTAAGACTGCCGAGGACACTTACCATAGGAAGGTCGATAAAGCAACCGTTCTATCATTCCTTTGTGCTCTTCAAGGTTTGGCTGCAGTTAGCCGTATCTTGTTTGAAGATGCTTTGGCATCTGTTCGTAGCATTCAACCGGATTACAGTCCAAAACGTGATGTCGAGGCAATTAACCGCAATTATCAGCAGGAGATACAATGTTTGATAAATAAATTTGGGGAGGCTTCAACAACTGAAGCACTTGAG ATTCTTCATTGTACGGTTAATGATTTAGCACAGAAAGTGTCATCTTATGTTACCATAATGACTACTCTTCGCACGAGCACACTAGCCCATGTCCCTG GCCGCACCATTGCATCCTGTGATGCTGCCCCACCAGATGACAGGCAAAATTAA
- the LOC4343993 gene encoding malate dehydrogenase, chloroplastic → MASAAMSTLNLSSSPLTKQQLRFGASTLSAEHVSGFSSARPAPSLCCSSSHWRAVKLRPRRRPWRRAGNRVVAQAGGYKVAILGAAGGIGQPLSLLVKMSPLVSALHLYDIANVDGVTADLGHCNTPAKVAGFTGKEELAGCLAGVDVVVIPAGVPRKPGMTRDDLFGINAGIVRELVEAVADHAPAALVHVISNPVNSTVPIAAEVLKRKGVYDPRKLFGVTTLDVVRANTFVAEMKGLPLADVDVPVVGGHAAATILPLLSKARPKTAFTDEEVEALTRRIQNAGTEVVEAKAKAGGGSATLSMAYAAARFLEASLRGLDGDADVYECSYVQCQAVPELPFFACRVKLGRDGVEEVAAAGAELRGLTEFEARALEALKPQLKKSIDKGVAYAQQQPATVAMG, encoded by the coding sequence ATGGCATCAGCAGCAATGTCTACTCTGAACCTGAGTTCATCTCCTCTGACCAAGCAGCAGCTCCGATTTGGAGCCAGCACACTCAGTGCAGAACACGTCAGTGGCTTCAGCTCTGCAAGGCCAGCTCCATCGTTGTGCTGCTCCAGCTCTCACTGGCGAGCGGTCAAGCTGAGACCGagacggcggccatggcggcgcgccGGGAACCGGGTCGTCGCGCAGGCCGGCGGCTACAAGGTCGCcatcctcggcgccgccggtgggatCGGGCAGCCGCTCTCGCTCCTCGTCAAGATGTCGCCGCTCGTCTCGGCGCTGCACCTGTACGACATTGCGAACGTCGATGGTGTCACCGCCGATCTTGGACACTGCAACACGCCGGCGAAGGTCGCCGGGTTCACCGGaaaggaggagctcgccggttGTCTTGCCGGCGTGGACGTCGTCGTCATCCCCGCCGGCGTGCCGAGGAAGCCAGGGATGACGCGGGATGACCTGTTCGGCATCAACGCCGGCATCGTGAGGGAGCTCGTCGAGGCCGTGGCGGACCACGCGCCGGCGGCGCTGGTGCACGTCATCTCCAACCCGGTGAACTCCACCGTGCCGATCGCCGCCGAGGTGCTGAAGCGGAAGGGCGTGTACGACCCGCGGAAGCTGTTCGGCGTCACGACGCTGGACGTCGTGCGCGCCAACACGTTCGTCGCGGAGATGaagggcctcccgctcgccgacgtcgacgtcccggtggtcggcggccacgcggcggccaccaTCCTCCCGCTGCTGTCCAAGGCGAGGCCCAAGACGGCGTTCACCgatgaggaggtggaggcgctgACGAGGCGGATCCAGAACGCCGGGACCGAGGTGGTGGAGGCCAAGGCGAAGGCCGGCGGCGGGTCCGCGACGCTGTCGATGGcgtacgcggcggcgaggttccTGGAGGCGTCGCTGCGCGggctcgacggcgacgccgacgtGTACGAGTGCTCGTACGTGCAGTGCCAGGCGGTGCCGGAGCTGCCGTTCTTCGCGTGCCGGGTGAAGCTGGGCAGGGACGGCgtcgaggaggtggcggcggcgggggcggagctCCGGGGGCTCACGGAGTTCGAGGCGCGCGCGCTGGAGGCGCTCAAGCCGCAGCTCAAGAAGAGCATCGACAAGGGCGTCGCCTAcgcgcagcagcagccagcgaCGGTGGCGATGGGTTGA
- the LOC4343994 gene encoding probable glucomannan 4-beta-mannosyltransferase 7, giving the protein MVEAGEIGGAAVFALAAAAALSAASSLGAVDFRRPLAAVGGGGAFEWDGVVPWLIGVLGGGDEAAAGGVSVGVAAWYEVWVRVRGGVIAPTLQVAVWVCMVMSVMLVVEATFNSAVSLGVKAIGWRPEWRFKWEPLAGADEEKGRGEYPMVMVQIPMYNELEVYKLSIGAACELKWPKDKLIVQVLDDSTDPFIKNLVELECESWASKGVNIKYVTRSSRKGFKAGALKKGMECDYTKQCEYIAIFDADFQPEPNFLLRTVPFLMHNPNVALVQARWAFVNDTTSLLTRVQKMFFDYHFKVEQEAGSATFAFFSFNGTAGVWRTTAINEAGGWKDRTTVEDMDLAVRASLNGWKFIYVGDIRVKSELPSTYGAYCRQQFRWACGGANLFRKIAMDVLVAKDISLLKKFYMLYSFFLVRRVVAPMVACVLYNIIVPLSVMIPELFIPIWGVAYIPMALLIITTIRNPRNLHIMPFWILFESVMTVLRMRAALTGLMELSGFNKWTVTKKIGSSVEDTQVPLLPKTRKRLRDRINLPEIGFSVFLIFCASYNLIFHGKTSYYFNLYLQGLAFLLLGFNFTGNFACCQ; this is encoded by the exons atggtggaggcgggagaaatcggcggcgccgccgtcttcgccctcgccgccgccgccgccctctccgccgcctcctccctcggcgcCGTCGACTTCCGCCGCCCCCTCGCTG CGGTTGGAGGCGGCGGGGCGTTCGAGTGGGATGGGGTCGTCCCGTGGCTGATCGGGGTGTTGGGCGGcggggacgaggcggcggcggggggcgtgTCGGTGGGGGTGGCGGCGTGGTACGAGGTGTGGGTGCGGGTGCGGGGCGGGGTGATCGCGCCGACGCTGCAGGTGGCGGTGTGGGTGTGCATGGTGATGTCGGTGATGCTGGTGGTGGAGGCGACGTTCAACAGCGCGGTCAGCCTCGGGGTCAAGGCCATCGGGTGGCGGCCGGAGTGGAGGTTCAAGTGGGagcccctcgccggcgccgacgaggagaaGGGGAGAGGGGAATATCCCATGGTCATGGTCCAGATACCCATGTACAATGAGCTGGAG GTGTACAAGCTGTCGATTGGGGCGGCATGTGAGCTCAAATGGCCAAAGGACAAGCTAATAGTCCAGGTGCTGGACGATTCCACCGATCCGTTCATCAAG AATTTGGTGGAGCTTGAATGTGAGAGTTGGGCAAGCAAAGGAGTAAATATCAAGTACGTCACAAGAAGCAGCCGCAAGGGGTTTAAGGCAGGAGCCCTGAAGAAAGGAATGGAATGTGACTATACCAAGCAGTGCGAATATATTGCCATATTTGACGCTGATTTCCAGCCTGAGCCAAATTTCCTGCTCCGAACTGTCCCATTCCTCATGCACAACCCGAATGTCGCCCTTGTTCAAGCTCGGTGGGCCTTCG TGAATGACACCACAAGCCTGTTGACAAGGGTACAGAAGATGTTTTTTGATTACCACTTCAAGGTTGAGCAGGAAGCTGGATCAGCAACCTTTGCCTTCTTCAGCTTTAATG GAACCGCTGGAGTGTGGCGCACAACAGCCATCAATGAGGCAGGAGGTTGGAAGGACCGCACTACAGTTGAAGACATGGACTTGGCAGTTCGAGCATCCTTAAATGGTTGGAAATTTATCTATGTTGGGGATATCAGA GTCAAGAGCGAACTGCCGTCCACTTATGGAGCCTACTGTCGACAGCAATTTCGGTGGGCCTGCGGTGGTGCAAACTTATTCCGAAAGATAGCAATGGATGTTTTGGTAGCCAAG GATATATCGCTCCTCAAGAAGTTCTATATGCTCTATAGCTTCTTTTTGGTGCGGAGAGTTGTAGCCCCTATGGTTGCCTGTGTTCTTTACAACATCATAGTCCCTTTGTCGGTCATGATCCCAGAGCTATTCATACCAATCTGGGGTGTCGCCTACATTCCTATGGCACTTCTGATTATCACAACCATAAGAAATCCAAG AAATCTACACATAATGCCGTTTTGGATCTTATTTGAGAGTGTGATGACTGTGCTTCGCATGAGAGCTGCACTAACTGGCCTTATGGAATTATCTGGGTTTAACAAGTGGACTGTGACGAAGAAGATAGGGAGTAGTGTTGAGGACACTCAGGTTCCTTTGCTTCCAAAAACCCGGAAAAGGTTAAGAGACAG AATTAATCTTCCCGAGATTGGATTTTCGGTGTTTCTCATCTTCTGTGCGTCATATAACCTTATCTTCCATGGGAAAACTAGCTACTATTTTAATCTGTATCTCCAAGGACTAGCATTTTTGCTTCTAGGATTTAACTTCACTGGCAATTTCGCCTGCTGCCAATGA
- the LOC4343995 gene encoding defective in cullin neddylation protein 1, whose product MAWPTGCLGFEAAAAVCPAAFQAYQKYYDIVSAFSNVNTREGLAELSQVIDGMEGLRDAIFSDIPKLMSALDLDDAHRFSIFYDFVFFISRENGQKNISVQRAVGAWRMVLNGRFWLLDRWCNFVEKYQRYNITEDVWQQLLAFSRCVNEDLEGYDPKGAWPVLVDDFVEHMHRIYNSCDCSSAMESQLNISNTFGGINPLPGSKRKCPTRLKPNEDVDLSDNFTRSVHLAPLKRLKESPVITKYGVWEYNAGTPLVHSPSDYCDDANLHNPRGCLQNSPSIVEDCLSKGFEGCISMKCSF is encoded by the exons ATGGCTTGGCCCACGGGATGCCTCGGcttcgaggccgccgccgccgtctgcccCGCGGCCTTCCAGGCGTACCAGAAGTACTACG atATTGTATCAGCGTTTTCAAACGTGAACACACGAGAAGGATTGGCTGAGCTTTCACAAGTTATAGATGGCATGGAAGGATTGAG GGATGCGATATTTAGTGACATCCCCAAGCTCATGTCAGCTCTTGACTTA GATGATGCTCACCGATTCAGTATCTTCTATGATTTTGTCTTCTTCATTTCCCGAGAAAATGGCCAAAAGAACATCT CTGTTCAGAGAGCTGTGGGAGCATGGAGGATGGTTCTAAATGGGAGGTTTTGGTTGCTTGACAGGTGGTGTAACTTTGTTGAG AAGTACCAACGTTACAACATAACAGAGGATGTCTGGCAGCAGCTGCTAGCTTTCAGCAGGTGTGTAAATGAAGATTTGGAAGGTTATGATCCAAAAG GTGCTTGGCCAGTTCTAGTTGATGATTTTGTGGAGCATATGCACAG GATTTATAATTCCTGTGATTGCTCCAGTGCGATGGAATCACAATTGAACATTTCCAATACATTTGGAG GAATAAATCCATTACCTGGATCAAAGAGGAAATGCCCTACTCGTCTTAAACCTAATGAGGATGTGGACCTTTCGGATAATTTTACGCGCTCAGTCCATCTTGCGCCTCTGAAACGGCTGAAGGAGAGCCCTGTCATTACTAAGTATGGAGTTTGGGAATACAATGCAGGTACTCCTTTGGTTCACAGTCCATCAGATTATTGTGATGATGCAAATTTGCACAACCCAAGAGGTTGTCTTCAGAACTCACCTTCTATCGTCGAAGATTGTTTGTCAAAAGGATTTGAAGGTTGCATTTCAATGAAATGCTCGTTTTAA